In a single window of the Drosophila miranda strain MSH22 chromosome XL, D.miranda_PacBio2.1, whole genome shotgun sequence genome:
- the LOC108152010 gene encoding putative uncharacterized protein DDB_G0274435, translating to MHMLKGLLVVVCLAAIASAKPHQANSGQNYQLFGRQRDEPNAQGRLSATQLTDIINSLKGTTTTTTVAPTSTGTGTTTTSVTPTSPTTSTGTSTTSPTTSPTSTDSGTSAGTGSGSGTTRQLDSNDDEEEDYFNEHQVAGFEHDDDEDAEGDDSHAVAASAARATRNNSSRRRQNRLRRQRRQQRRKLNQRRRRQQQKQQRRRQKRRQQQQRRRKQQVNRQRQRRTRRRNQRLIKRFRQATPNRNRRIRVRN from the exons ATGCATATGCTCAAGGGATTACTCGTAGTGGTCTGCCTGGCAGCCATTGCCAGCG CAAAGCCTCACCAGGCCAACAGTGGCCAGAACTATCAGCTGTTTGGCCGGCAGCGCGATGAGCCCAACGCACAGGGTCGCCTGAGTGCCACTCAGCTGACGGACATCATCAACAGCCTGAAGGGCACGACCACCACCACTACGGTGGCGCCAACCAGCACCGGTACCGGCACGACAACCACCAGTGTCACACCCACATCACCCACAACAAGCACTGGCACGAGCACCACCAGCCCCACCACCAGCCCCACATCAACTGACAGTGGAACTAGCGCCGGCACTGGCAGTGGCTCCGGCACCACCCGTCAGTTGGACAGCAATGATGACGAAGAGGAGGACTATTTCAATGAGCACCAGGTGGCCGGTTTCGAGCATGACGATGATGAGGATGCGGAGGGGGACGATTCCCATGCCGTGGCTGCCTCCGCCGCCCGGGCCACCCGCAACAACTCAAGCCGCCGTCGCCAGAACCGTCTTCGTCGCCAGCGCCGCCAGCAACGTCGCAAGCTAAACCAGCGCCGCcgtcgccagcagcagaagcagcagcgccGTCGCCAGAAGCgccgtcagcagcagcagcgccgtCGCAAGCAGCAGGTGAATCGCCAGCGCCAGCGTCGCACCCGTCGCCGGAACCAACGCCTGATCAAGCGCTTCCGCCAGGCCACGCCCAACAGGAACCGCCGTATCCGCGTGCGTAACTAA
- the LOC108152079 gene encoding protein PRY2: MKFLCCALLLVAATAVAQAAAGRSDEESVARLRYRLLKQPNQLEARSLSQLLALKNGTPPCPAPTTTTGTTTAPTATTPTTATTTGPTSTTSTSSPTASPTSSPTSSPSTTAATRRALNDYSEEDNDDDDDEDDDNSEDEKYVGAYRASAKNDDDNLDNEEDSFDLVGYQHNRADSGLRRGGNRPGSGSGSGSGSGSQASSSAILKEFEFRRQQDQNKALRKRLQAMRRRNTQNRRRAQAKRRRVRRRLNKKRRSQGRRSRRNRSRANRRHRAARRRQRQSAKRRIRRNRRRSRRN; this comes from the exons ATGAAGTTCTTATGTTGCGCTTTGCTATTGGTAGCCGCAACAGCCGTGGCCCAGGCTGCCG CGGGACGCAGCGATGAGGAGAGCGTCGCCCGGCTCAGATACCGCCTCTTAAAGCAACCAAACCAGTTGGAGGCCCGGAGTCTTAGCCAGCTGCTGGCCTTGAAGAACGGCACTCCCCCATGTCCCGCCCCTACAACCACCACTGGCACTACTACTGCCCCTACCGCTACCACTCCCACTACTGCTACTACTACGGGACCAACTTCTACAACATCCACCAGCTCACCAACAGCATCACCAACATCATCACCAACATCATCCCCATCAACTACAGCAGCCACCAGACGTGCCCTTAACGACTACAGCGAAGAAGataacgacgacgacgacgacgaggatgaCGACAACAGCGAGGACGAGAAGTATGTGGGCGCCTACAGGGCCAGTGCCAAAAACGACGATGACAATCTGGACAACGAGGAGGACAGCTTCGACCTGGTCGGTTACCAGCACAATCGCGCCGATTCAGGCCTCCGTCGTGGCGGCAACCGccccggctccggctccggctccggatccggctccggctcccaGGCTTCTAGCAGCGCCATCTTGAAGGAGTTCGAGTTCCGCCGGCAGCAGGACCAGAACAAAGCCCTTCGTAAGCGCCTTCAGGCCATGCGCCGGCGCAACACCCAGAACCGACGCCGCGCCCAGGCTAAGCGACGCCGCGTTCGCCGCCGCCTCAACAAGAAGCGCCGTAGTCAGGGTCGCCGCAGCCGTCGCAACCGCAGCCGTGCCAACCGTCGCCACCGTGCGGCCCGCCGCCGCCAGCGCCAGAGCGCCAAACGTCGTATCCGTCGCAACCGCAGACGCAGCCGCCGCAACTAG
- the LOC108152142 gene encoding uncharacterized protein LOC108152142: MKHQVSLVLLGCLLAACLVQAGPGQEKPKSAAQLLKARRSSYFNEPALAKFRSNDADLAVALDQKADQDKLTVGGAAAQGSSSSSTGTKDASSGRLFLKKFLMFKNMFSSSSQPVIPIIITGAGTGTTGTTGTASPTVTVTSTGTIPSATGTITTSPTTTGTSTARQGDALPYGANAEEDDPADADEPQAQAYPGALAANAEMLDEQALEAALAAGAQEYEVVTDAEVQGTGATESKATQNNLINLRRKGARRGQQISVRIPPRYRRYFKNGQKVMLNTNRRPNKRRVVRKRVQNKKLQNRRRVNGGGNKKNNRKNRNRNKGNKRRVTAV; this comes from the coding sequence ATGAAGCACCAAGTGTCCCTGGTCCTGCTGGGTTGCCTGCTGGCTGCTTGCCTCGTCCAGGCCGGCCCCGGTCAGGAGAAGCCCAAGTCGGCGGCCCAGCTGCTAAAGGCCCGACGCAGTTCCTACTTCAATGAGCCGGCCCTGGCCAAGTTCAGATCGAACGACGCCGATCTCGCCGTGGCCCTGGACCAGAAGGCCGACCAGGATAAGCTGACCGTTGGTGGTGCGGCGGCtcagggcagcagcagcagctcgaCAGGCACCAAAGACGCTTCGAGTGGACGCCTCTTCCTGAAGAAGTTCCTCATGTTCAAGAACATGtttagcagcagcagccagcccGTGATCCCCATCATTATCACTGGAGCTGGCACTGGCACCACCGGCACCACCGGCACCGCCAGTCCCACTGTTACCGTCACTTCCACGGGTACCATTCCTTCGGCCACGGGAACCATCACCACCTCACCCACGACAACAGGCACAAGCACAGCTCGCCAAGGCGATGCCCTACCCTATGGAGCCAATGCGGAAGAAGACGATCCAGCGGATGCCGATGAGCCTCAGGCCCAGGCCTATCCCGGCGCCCTGGCAGCCAATGCCGAGATGCTCGACGAGCAAGCCTTGGAGGCAGCCCTTGCCGCCGGAGCCCAGGAATACGAGGTTGTGACCGATGCGGAGGTGCAGGGCACCGGCGCCACCGAGAGCAAGGCCACCCAGAACAACCTTATAAATCTGCGCCGCAAGGGAGCTCGTCGCGGCCAGCAGATAAGCGTCCGCATTCCTCCTCGCTACCGTCGCTACTTCAAGAACGGCCAGAAGGTGATGCTCAACACCAACCGCCGCCCCAACAAGCGCCGTGTGGTAAGGAAGCGCGTCCAGAACAAGAAGCTGCAGAACCGTCGTCGTGTGAACGGAGGCGGCAACAAGAAGAACAACAGGaagaacaggaacaggaacaaGGGCAACAAGCGTCGCGTCACAGCCGTCTAG
- the LOC108152210 gene encoding uncharacterized protein LOC108152210 yields the protein MDCLPFYYLMILSIFFVASFDGSTAAGCSGRLRLRASDVAKAEAQIDLSQLSEKQLQQLVQQLAALQSKQEEESLEDQDFEDLQQDEDDHRGSSRPWNKIQRIIRRQLVRIPKRYLKKLLRQFGLARNIGGSNVRAVDLAPRADEYYLIPLE from the coding sequence ATGGATTGCTTGCCGTTCTACTACTTGATGATCTTGTCGATCTTCTTCGTCGCTTCTTTCGACGGCAGTACAGCCGCCGGCTGCAGTGGTAGGCTCCGATTGAGAGCCAGCGATGTGGCCAAGGCAGAGGCCCAAATTGATCTCAGTCAACTGAGCGAGAAGCAATTGCAGCAGTTGGTCCAACAGTTGGCCGCTCTACAGTCCAAGCAAGAAGAAGAATCGCTTGAGGATCAGGACTTTGAGGACCTACAGCAGGATGAGGACGACCATCGGGGCAGCAGTCGACCCTGGAACAAGATCCAGCGCATAATTCGTCGCCAGTTGGTGCGCATACCGAAGCGCTATCTCAAGAAACTACTCCGCCAGTTTGGATTGGCTCGAAACATCGGTGGCAGTAATGTAAGGGCTGTGGACTTGGCTCCTCGGGCTGATGAGTACTATCTTATACCGCTGGAGTGA
- the LOC108151856 gene encoding eukaryotic translation initiation factor 4 gamma, producing the protein MEVMDLEPQAPVPAQTVTESPVMVEQSTESPIADMALIEDAPMAPKSPTEKPPVVMEAMEHPKAEEKADPQPHTVADFIIHPLIAFKPRQAALDELQGKQANAGSGPTPASPGTWLFGMNPAQGLGSSFSTLAGSVSGWFNDRLAAAGQQLPGLVDTPVRESTTTTSTTTTTQRPDIVVRVQQRPQRGQRPAKGNSNRNGNGNGNGNGNGNGNRRRQRPNRFNDRPNNSNNNRLDDSFEDDDYYDEDDYFQGNRFDEEFDDEEADDLALNDEESLEQFEDDDEQSVEQQQQQKPRPQQKPRRKQQAQQASSQRKKVTTQQEAVAPAPTKRRQQVNQNKPQQHQDDDDDEDVEDDDDEEENESVDDDSDEQFAAQAPEPTFFGQSGTRRSQNQPNFIQRGQQSLISQIRQFTRGQSAAELGTNLRRTSQSGSGSSSSLKARRPQQTTLLVNRNGQTLYVAPELLNLGPAYPYAYVPSQTKKQQRHPVGPYPQPPLTVPIRRQGRPTQYITIPWSQLGLSPPEQQSMVSLAEGIQAQPLILNIPQSAINPVRGSGSATQQQQQQKKKKRPQLTASAVPLLAEASLMDIFQPPQIPPSRTDSTNKPNSAQPVLIAAKPVKAGGSGAALLPTRIRPGTIVEKAPAVEAMASEMQPMDKPSEMKEKEMKPMPMGVSTEVPQANQDQEFILVGDDDEPGLSRHVQPAYGDARYVSYGDFHPYFDLLHQNRRFALRKSGRSLEPQTEEKLMEDQAAKEQPAKEEQIKEEPIKEEPTKEATKEEPIKEQDQPPKKEQEQPPKEEQIVQKIEEQLPKEEQKNAASDKVSE; encoded by the exons ATGGAAGTAATGGACCTGGAA CCCCAGGCTCCGGTTCCGGCTCAGACCGTCACCGAGTCGCCCGTGATGGTGGAGCAGTCCACCGAGTCCCCCATAGCGGATATGGCCCTAATTG AGGATGCCCCCATGGCGCCAAAGAGCCCCACGGAGAAGCCACCAGTGGTTATGGAGGCCATGGAGCACCCCAAGGCCGAGGAGAAAGCCGACCCTCAGCCCCACACCGTTGCCGATTTCATCATCCACCCACTGATCGCCTTCAAGCCCCGCCAGGCGGCTCTCGACGAGCTGCAAGGTAAACAGGCAAATGCCGGCTCCGGCCCCACCCCCGCCTCGCCGGGCACTTGGCTGTTCGGCATGAATCCCGCCCAAGGCCTGGGCTCCTCCTTCTCAACGCTGGCTGGCTCCGTGTCCGGCTGGTTCAACGATCGCCTGGCCGCCGCCGGCCAGCAGCTTCCTGGTCTCGTCGACACACCCGTGAGGGAGTCCACTACCACAACTAGCACCACCACGACGACGCAGCGTCCGGACATTGTGGTCCGTGTCCAGCAGCGCCCGCAGAGGGGACAGCGTCCAGCGAAGGGCAACAGCAACCgcaacggaaacggaaacggcaatggcaatggcaatggcaacggcAATCGTCGTCGCCAGCGTCCCAACCGCTTCAACGATCGccccaacaacagcaacaacaatcgGTTGGACGACTCCTTCGAGGATGATGACTACTACGACGAGGATGACTACTTCCAGGGTAACCGCTTCGACGAGGAATTCGATGACGAGGAGGCCGATGATCTGGCTCTGAACGACGAGGAGTCCCTGGAGCAATTCGAGGACGATGACGAGCAGTccgtggagcagcagcagcagcagaagcccCGCCCCCAGCAGAAGCCGCGCCGCAAGCAGCAGGCCCAGCAGGCTAGCTCCCAACGCAAGAAGGTCACCACCCAGCAGGAGGCAGTGGCTCCTGCCCCAACAAAGCGTCGCCAACAGGTGAACCAAAACAAGCCCCAGCAGCACCaggacgacgatgacgatgaggatgtcgaggatgatgatgacgaggAAGAGAACGAGAGTGTGGACGATGATAGCGATGAGCAGTTTGCGGCTCAGGCGCCAGAGCCGACCTTCTTCGGGCAGTCGGGAACGCGTCGCTCTCAGAACCAGCCCAACTTCATCCAGCGCGGCCAGCAGAGCCTGATCAGTCAGATCCGGCAGTTCACCCGTGGCCAGAGCGCCGCCGAGCTGGGTACCAATCTCCGCCGCACCTCCCAGTCGGGATCCGGGTCCTCCAGCTCTCTGAAGGCGCGTCGTCCCCAGCAGACCACACTCCTCGTCAATCGCAATGGACAGACCCTTTATGTGGCCCCCGAACTGCTGAACCTCGGCCCCGCCTACCCCTACGCCTACGTGCCCAGCCAAACCAAGAAGCAGCAGCGCCACCCCGTAGGACCCTACCCCCAGCCCCCGCTCACCGTGCCCATTCGTAGGCAGGGACGACCCACGCAGTACATCACCATCCCCTGGAGTCAGCTTGGTCTGTCTCCGCCCGAGCAACAGTCGATGGTCTCCCTGGCCGAGGGCATCCAGGCCCAGCCCCTGATCCTCAACATTCCCCAGAGCGCCATCAACCCGGTGCGTGGATCAGGATCCGccacccagcagcagcagcagcagaagaagaaaaagCGTCCCCAGCTGACGGCCTCGGCGGTGCCCCTGCTGGCCGAAGCCTCGCTGATGGACATCTTCCAGCCACCCCAGATCCCGCCCTCCCGCACCGACTCGACCAACAAGCCCAACTCCGCCCAGCCCGTCCTCATTGCCGCCAAGCCCGTGAAAGCAGGCGGCTCTGGAGCCGCTCTCCTGCCCACCCGGATCCGCCCAGGTACAATCGTTGAGAAGGCTCCCGCCGTCGAGGCCATGGCCAGCGAGATGCAGCCGATGGACAAGCCCAGCGAAATGAAGGAGAAGGAGATGAAACCGATGCCGATGGGCGTCTCCACTGAGGTGCCCCAGGCCAACCAGGATCAGGAATTCATCCTCGTCGGCGATGACGATGAGCCGGGACTGTCGCGCCATGTTCAGCCCGCCTACGGAGATGCCCGCTATGTGTCCTACGGCGACTTCCATCCCTACTTCGATCTCCTCCACCAGAACCGTCGTTTTGCCCTGCGCAAGAGCGGACGATCTCTGGAACCCCAGACCGAAGAGAAGCTGATGGAGGATCAGGCTGCCAAAGAGCAGCCTGCCAAGGAGGAGCAGATCAAGGAGGAGCCAATAAAGGAGGAGCCGACCAAGGAGGCTACCAAGGAGGAGCCAATCAAGGAGCAAGACCAGCCTCCAAAGAAGGAGCAAGAACAACCTCCAAAGGAAGAACAAATAGTGCAGAAGATAGAAGAGCAGCTCCCAAAGGAGGAACAGAAAAATGCCGCATCCGATAAGGTCTCCGAATAA
- the LOC108151980 gene encoding uncharacterized protein LOC108151980, translating to MSKLGALFALSCLLALALAEPRLQQRQLLRHQQQQQQHLQQQHPYLFLSIPSGLPNAGAVVQGFEIVEESDDDDDDDVAQPIHPKDDDDNDDDNGEELNDDDEDELEHQLGLNFARHGQLVLLNNKNKNNFQDDEDIEDDDDEDDEPVQALVNLRKTPNLNLNLNQANGQPSGHQLLKNAKPTQMVIPRDQAGAIMVPDGIIEIEGQSVVDEKTGKAALLVPRAALDAIPDGAVVALMERSASAADSDAVEEERANRVVVRRRKNNGRRNIRRRGSNGRRRRRRGGASGNRRRRVGGNRRRNVRVIRPTGNRQRGQRRRGGQVVLQG from the coding sequence ATGTCCAAGCTCGGTGCTCTCTTCGCCCTGAGCTGCCTGCTGGCCTTGGCCTTGGCCGAGCCACGCCTTCAGCAGCGCCAGCTCCTCcgccatcagcagcagcagcagcagcatctccagcagcagcacccgTATCTCTTCCTGTCCATACCCAGTGGTCTACCCAATGCTGGTGCCGTTGTCCAAGGCTTTGAGATTGTTGAGGAGtccgatgatgatgacgacgacgacgtggCGCAGCCTATCCATCCtaaggatgatgatgataatgacgATGATAATGGTGAGGAGCTCAACGACGACGATGAGGATGAGCTGGAGCACCAGCTGGGCCTCAACTTTGCGCGCCACGGCCAGTTGGTTCTGCTtaacaacaagaacaagaacaacTTCCAGGATGACGAGGATATcgaggatgatgatgatgaggacgATGAGCCTGTCCAGGCCTTGGTTAACCTCCGCAAGACCcccaacctcaacctcaatcTGAACCAGGCCAACGGCCAGCCCAGCGGCCATCAGCTTCTGAAGAACGCAAAGCCCACCCAAATGGTGATCCCCAGGGATCAGGCTGGTGCCATCATGGTGCCCGACGGCATCATTGAGATCGAGGGCCAGAGCGTCGTCGATGAGAAAACTGGCAAGGCTGCCCTTCTCGTACCCCGTGCCGCTCTTGATGCCATTCCCGACGGCGCCGTCGTCGCCCTCATGGAGCGCTCGGCCTCCGCCGCCGACTCCGATGCCGTCGAGGAGGAGCGCGCCAACCGCGTCGTTGTCCGCCGCCGCAAGAATAACGGACGTCGCAATATTCGCCGTCGCGGCTCAAACggacgtcgtcgtcgtcgtcgtggtGGTGCCTCCGGCAACAGGAGACGCCGCGTCGGTGGCAACCGTCGGCGTAACGTACGCGTAATCCGACCCACCGGCAACCGGCAACGCGGCCAGCGACGCCGCGGGGGTCAAGTCGTCCTGCAGGGCTAA
- the LOC108165032 gene encoding estradiol 17-beta-dehydrogenase 8: protein MTGGILAGKVALVTGAGSGIGRATCRLLARDGAKVIAADRNLQSAQETAKELGAGRSAALEVDVSSAKSVQGAVAEALLKFDQAPSIVVNSAGITRDGYLLKMPERDFDDVYSVNLKGTFLVTQYFAKAMIEQKLEGGSIVNLSSIVARMNNVGQANYAATKAGVISFTEVASKEFGKFGIRVNCILPGYIDTPMVAVVPEPIKQEVVQRCPLGRMGRPEEIAEVIAFLASQKAAYVNGAAIEVTGGLK, encoded by the exons ATGACCGGCGGAATACTTGCGGGAAAGGTGGCATTGGTCACAG GCGCCGGATCTGGTATTGGGCGTGCCACCTGCCGTCTGCTGGCCCGCGATGGTGCCAAGGTAATCGCCGCCGATCGCAATTTGCAGTCTGCCCAAGAGACGGCCAAGGAGCTGGGAGCAGGACGATCTGCGGCTCTGGAGGTGGATGTCTCCTCCGCCAAGAGTGTCCAGGGAGCCGTTGCCGAGGCGCTGCTGAAGTTTGATCAGGCCCCCAGCATCGTGGTCAACTCGGCGGGCATAACACGGGACGGCTACCTGTTGAAGATGCCGGAAAGGGACTTCGACGACGTGTACAGCGTCAACTTGAAGGGCACTTTTCTCGTCACCCAGTACTTTGCCAAGGCCATGATCGAACAGAAGCTGGAGGGCGGCAGCATTGTTAACCTCTCGAGCATTGTGGCTCGCATGAACAATGTGGGACAGGCCAACTATGCGGCCACCAAGGCTGGAGTGATCTCCTTCACGGAGGTGGCCTCCAAGGAGTTCGGCAAGTTCGGCATCCGCGTCAACTGCATCCTTCCCGGCTACATTGACACACCCATGGTGGCCGTAGTTCCGGAGCCGATCAAGCAGGAGGTGGTACAGCGCTGTCCGCTCGGGCGCATGGGCAGGCCTGAGGAAATCGCTGAGGTTATTGCCTTTTTGGCCTCCCAGAAGGCAGCCTATGTCAATGGCGCAGCCATTGAGGTCACTGGCGGCCTCAAGTGA
- the LOC108163800 gene encoding irregular chiasm C-roughest protein encodes MTQRRRHQPPTMQTLAMMLPVPVPLLMLLLLLLTSVTVLPAHASPFTSYQNQRFAMEPQDQTAVVGARVTLPCRVINKQGTLQWTKDDFGLGTSRDLSGFERYAMVGSDEEGDYSLDIYPVMLDDDARYQCQVSPGPEGQPAIRSTFAGLTVLVPPEAPKITQGDVIYATEDRKVEIECISVGGKPAAEITWIDGLGNVLTDNIEYTVIPLPDLRRYTAKSVLRLTPKKEHHNTNFTCQAQNTADRTYRSAKIRVEVKYAPKVKVNVLGGGPTGGSSMGTHQRIVEHAQVRLECRADANPSDVRYRWYINDEPIIGGQKTEMIIRNVTRKFHDAIVKCEVQNSVGKSEDSETLDISYAPSFRQRPQSLEADIGSVVSLSCEVDSNPQPDIVWIQHPSDRVVGTSTNLTFSVSNETAGRYYCKVNVPGYAEISADAYVYLKGSPSIGSQRTQYGLVGDTARIECFASSVPRARHVSWTFNGQEISSESGHDYSILVDAVPGGVKSTLIIRDSQAYHYGKYNCTVVNDYGNDVAEIQLQAKKSVSLLVTIVGGASALVFLVVLIILLVMYLKCKNRTKLPPADVISEHQITKNGGVSCKMEPGDRTSNYSDLKVDISGGYVPYGDYTTHYSPPPQYLTTCSTKSNGSSTILQNNHQNQLQLQQQQSHQQHQHQQQQQQQSHQAPHHQQPPGQSLPMTFLTNSSGGSLTGSIIGSREIRQENGLPSLQSTTASVVSSSPNGSCSNQSTATTTHVVVPSSMALSVDPRYSAIYGNPYLRSSNSSLLPPPTAV; translated from the exons atgacGCAACGGAGGAGACATCAGCCGCCCACGATGCAGACACTCGCGATGATgctgccggtgccggtgccgttgctgatgctgctgctgctgctgttgacgTCAGTGACGGTCCTGCCGGCCCATGCCTCGCCCTTTACGAGCTATCAGAATCAGCGATTCGCCATGGAGCCCCAGGACCAGACGGCCGTGGTGGGGGCACGCGTTACGTTGCCCTGCCGCGTCATCAACAAGCAGGGCACCCTCCAATGGACCAAGGACGACTTCGGGCTGGGCACCTCCCGCGATCTGAGCGGCTTCGAGCGGTACGCGATGGTGGGCAGCGACGAGGAGGGCGACTACTCGCTGGACATATATCCGGTGATGCTGGACGACGATGCCCGGTACCAGTGTCAAGTGAGTCCCGGCCCCGAGGGACAGCCGGCCATCCGGTCGACATTTGCGGGCCTGACAGTGCTGGTGCCGCCGGAGGCACCGAAAATTACCCAGGGCGATGTCATCTATGCCACCGAGGATCGGAAGGTGGAGATTGAGTGCATCTCTGTGGGCGGGAAGCCCGCAGCTGAG ATTACATGGATTGATGGCCTGGGCAACGTGCTAACGGATAACATTGAGTACACGGTGATACCGCTGCCCGATCTGCGCCGCTACACGGCCAAGTCGGTGCTCCGGCTCACACCGAAAAAGGAGCACCACAACACGAATTTCACGTGCCAGGCACAGAACACGGCCGACCGCACCTATCGCTCGGCGAAAATACGTGTCGAG GTTAAGTACGCGCCCAAAGTCAAGGTGAATGTGTTGGGAGGAGGCCCGACTGGTGGCTCCTCTATGGGAACCCACCAACGGATTGTGGAGCATGCCCAGGTGCGACTCGAGTGCCGGGCAGATGCCAATCCCAGCGATGTCCGTTATCGCTGGTACATCAACGACGAACCAATTATAGGCGGTCAAAAAACTGAGATG ATCATACGCAATGTGACGCGCAAGTTCCACGATGCCATTGTCAAGTGCGAGGTGCAGAATTCCGTGGGCAAGAGCGAGGATAGCGAAACCCTGGACATAAGCT ATGCCCCCAGCTTCCGGCAACGTCCCCAATCCCTGGaggcggacatcggcagcgTTGTGTCCCTCAGCTGCGAGGTGGACAGCAATCCCCAGCCGGACATTGTCTGGATCCAGCATCCCAGCGACCGCGTTGTCGGCACCAGCACCAACCTCACCTTCAGCGTGAGCAACGAGACGGCCGGACGCTACTACTGCAAGGTGAATGTGCCCGGCTATGCGGAGATCTCAGCGGATGCCTATGTCTACCTGAAGGGATCCCCATCGATCGGCTCCCAGCGGACGCAGTACGGCCTGGTGGGGGACACCGCACGCATCGAGTGCTTTGCCAGCAGTGTGCCCCGGGCCCGTCATGTCTCGTGGACGTTCAACGGACAGGAGATCAGCTCAGAGTCTGGCCATGACTACTCCATTCTGGTGGACGCCGTGCCCGGCGGGGTCAAGAGCACGCTCATCATCCGGGACAGCCAGGCCTACCACTACGGGAAGTACAACTGCACTGTCGTCAACGACTACGGCAACGACGTGGCCGAGATACAGCTGCAAGCCAAGA AGAGCGTTTCCCTTTTAGTGACAATTGTGGGTGGAGCATCGGCCTTGGTCTTCCTGGTGGTCCTTATTATCCTCCTGGTGATGTACTTGAAGTGCAAGAATCGCACCAAACTGCCGCCCGCCGATGTGATCAGCGAGCATCAGATCACCAAGAACGGAGGAGTCAGCTGCAAGATGGAGCCAGGCGATCGCACCTCCAACTACAGCGACCTCAAGGTGGACATCTCCGGCGGATATGTGCCATATGGCGACTACACCACCCACTACAGCCCACCGCCCCAGTATCTGACAACGTGCTCTACCAAGTCCAATGGCAGCTCCACCATCCTTCAGAACAATCACCAGAACCAGCTGCaacttcagcagcagcagagccaccagcagcaccagcaccagcagcagcagcagcagcagagccacCAGGCACCGCACCACCAGCAACCACCCGGCCAGAGCCTGCCCATGACCTTCCTCACGAACAGCAGCGGGGGCAGTCTGACGGGTAGCATCATCGGATCCCGGGAGATACGCCAGGAGAACGGTCTGCCCAGTCTGCAGTCGACGACGGCCTCTGTGGTGAGCTCCTCGCCCAATGGCAGCTGCAGCAACCAGAGCACTGCCACCACCACCCACGTGGTGGTGCCCAGCTCGATGGCCTTGAGCGTGGATCCGCGGTACAGCGCCATCTACGGTAATCCCTATTTGCGCTCCTCCAACTCCTCGCTGCTGCCGCCCCCCACAGCGGTCTAA
- the LOC108151936 gene encoding PH domain-containing protein DDB_G0287875: MHCLLQLCLALAFCAVLAPPATLAERRQSYRLGLRSAGRLEDGQPEGRFTSSIANKFSSLKGTTTTTTAAATTSTVTTSPTSPTTTSPTTSPTTTSGTSTATSSPTTSPTATSRRALGNDNDGDSDEELARAYDDEEDDEEQAGSGSMEDDDETDDDDDEYYVLAAGSGGNAVQQAESNSNAAVARPTELQWRQFQADQRNRRRIQRLQQEHNQRLRAVLRRQRRADRRNSQRLRRIQKQNRRRSTRRDRRNRSRSKAQRQRRRRNNQSRRRRQQSQRQRRRQRLNQRRRLRQLMRRRRGGRRVVRF; the protein is encoded by the exons ATGCACTGCCTGCTACAGCTGTGCTTGGCGCTGGCGTTCTGCGCCGTTCTGGCCCCGCCAGCCACTCTTG CCGAACGCCGTCAGAGCTATCGCCTGGGCCTGCGCTCCGCGGGCCGCCTCGAGGATGGCCAGCCGGAGGGCAGATTCACCTCCTCCATAGCCAACAAGTTCAGCTCCCTGAAGGGCACCACAACTACAACCACCGCGGCTGCGACAACGAGCACAGTCACAACCTCGCCGACATCGCCCACAACCACGTCCCCTACTACTTCCCCCACCACAACTTCAGGTACATCGACCGCGACGTCCTCGCCGACTACTAGTCCAACCGCGACTTCACGTCGGGCCCTTGGCAATGACAATGATGGGGACTCCGACGAGGAGCTGGCCCGTGCCtacgacgacgaggaggacGATGAGGAGCAGGCGGGCAGCGGCAGCATGGAAGACGACGATGAGaccgacgatgatgatgacgagtACTATGTGCTTGCCGCTGGATCCGGAGGCAATGCTGTCCAACAGGCAGAATCCAACTCCAACGCGGCCGTGGCGCGCCCCACCGAGCTGCAGTGGCGCCAGTTCCAGGCGGATCAGCGCAACCGTCGTCGCATCCAGCGTCTGCAGCAGGAACACAACCAGCGACTGCGGGCCGTTCTGCGCCGCCAGCGCCGTGCCGACCGTCGCAACTCGCAGCGCTTGCGCCGCATCCAGAAGCAGAACCGTCGTCGCTCCACACGCCGCGACCGTCGCAATCGGAGCCGCAGCAAGGCCCAGCGCCAGCGCCGCCGTCGCAACAACCagagccgccgccgccgtcaGCAAAGCCAGCGCCAGCGACGCCGTCAGCGCCTGAACCAGCGTCGCCGCTTGCGCCAGCTGATGCGCCGTCGTCGTGGCGGTCGCCGTGTCGTCCGTTTCTAG